A stretch of the Mycolicibacterium celeriflavum genome encodes the following:
- a CDS encoding LLM class flavin-dependent oxidoreductase, translated as MTMPVMEPNLDAATLKAWARAIDDGPFSSLCWGERIAFDNPETLTLLGALAAWTDRVRLVTTVVVPQLHDPVMLAKALATGDMLCGGRLTVGLGVGGRAEDYRAVAADPATQTMRGMADRVAVMRRVWAGEKVTESVVPVGPRPMQSGGPTLLVGTIGPKTVRSAAQWADGLAGTTLDLDVDRQNELFDVARTAWAQVGKPPPHLATSFWFAMGDGDGPRAQVHRHLRRYMNWIPADVVDAMAPMTGWAGSENELLDVLHRFEDVGTDEIHLIPTSSDIDQVRRVAEVAKEFTT; from the coding sequence ATGACGATGCCGGTGATGGAGCCCAACCTCGACGCCGCCACGCTCAAGGCATGGGCGCGGGCGATCGACGACGGGCCGTTCTCCTCACTGTGCTGGGGTGAGCGCATCGCGTTCGACAATCCGGAAACCCTGACGCTCCTCGGCGCGCTCGCCGCCTGGACCGATCGGGTCCGGTTGGTGACGACCGTCGTGGTTCCGCAGCTGCACGACCCCGTCATGCTGGCCAAGGCGCTGGCCACTGGAGACATGCTGTGCGGGGGGAGGTTGACCGTCGGTCTCGGGGTCGGCGGCAGGGCCGAGGACTACCGTGCGGTCGCCGCGGACCCTGCTACCCAGACGATGCGGGGGATGGCCGACCGTGTCGCGGTGATGCGGCGGGTCTGGGCAGGTGAGAAGGTCACCGAGTCCGTCGTTCCGGTCGGCCCGCGCCCCATGCAGTCCGGCGGGCCGACGCTGCTGGTCGGCACGATCGGCCCGAAGACGGTTCGCAGTGCTGCGCAGTGGGCGGACGGGTTGGCGGGTACGACGCTTGATCTCGACGTCGACCGGCAGAACGAACTGTTCGATGTCGCCCGCACCGCGTGGGCGCAGGTGGGAAAGCCCCCGCCACACCTGGCCACCTCGTTCTGGTTCGCGATGGGCGACGGCGATGGACCGCGCGCACAGGTGCACCGGCATCTGCGGCGCTACATGAACTGGATTCCCGCCGACGTCGTCGACGCGATGGCGCCCATGACGGGATGGGCGGGAAGCGAAAACGAGCTGCTCGACGTGCTGCACCGCTTCGAGGACGTCGGCACCGATGAGATCCACCTGATCCCGACGAGTTCGGACATCGACCAGGTGCGCAGAGTCGCCGAGGTGGCCAAGGAGTTCACGACGTAG
- a CDS encoding VOC family protein: MAITFNHTIVAARDREQSARFFTELFGLPPAKEFGPFLAVSLAHDASLDYAQVGTDEEIRPQHYAFLVSEDEFSEIYGRIRERGLQHWADPHGSRPGEINHNDGGRGVYFQDPAGHYLEIITRPYGSGSG; encoded by the coding sequence ATGGCCATCACTTTCAACCACACCATCGTGGCTGCGCGCGACCGCGAGCAGTCGGCCAGGTTCTTCACCGAGTTGTTCGGGCTGCCGCCCGCCAAAGAGTTCGGCCCTTTCCTGGCAGTGTCCTTGGCGCACGACGCGAGCCTTGATTACGCACAAGTCGGCACCGATGAGGAGATCCGCCCGCAGCATTACGCATTCCTGGTGTCCGAGGACGAGTTCTCCGAGATCTACGGACGTATTCGGGAGCGTGGTCTGCAGCACTGGGCCGATCCGCATGGCTCGCGCCCGGGCGAGATCAACCACAACGACGGTGGTCGCGGTGTCTACTTCCAGGATCCCGCGGGCCATTACCTCGAGATCATCACCCGTCCCTACGGATCCGGTTCCGGCTGA
- a CDS encoding 3'(2'),5'-bisphosphate nucleotidase CysQ produces MSDHELAGRLATAAGELLLDVRSELAEASEAERKVAGDKRSHDFLMEALAAERPDDAVLSEEGADDPVRLSAARVWIVDPLDGTREFSELGRDDWAVHVALWEAGELVAGAIALPAQGVTLATPTVDSPPAGPDKPRIVVSRTRPPSIALAVRDALGGTLVEMGSAGAKVASVVQGLSDVYVHAGGQYEWDSAAPVAVARAAGLHTSRIDGSPLIYNRPDPLLPDLVVCRPELAEAVLAVTRD; encoded by the coding sequence GTGAGCGATCACGAACTCGCCGGCCGCCTGGCCACGGCGGCCGGAGAGCTCCTGCTCGACGTCCGTTCGGAGCTGGCCGAGGCGAGTGAAGCCGAGCGTAAGGTGGCGGGGGACAAGCGATCCCACGACTTCCTCATGGAGGCGCTGGCCGCCGAGCGGCCGGACGACGCCGTGCTCTCGGAAGAGGGTGCCGACGACCCGGTCCGCCTGAGCGCCGCACGGGTTTGGATCGTCGACCCGCTCGACGGCACCCGCGAGTTCTCCGAACTTGGCCGCGACGACTGGGCGGTGCACGTCGCACTATGGGAGGCCGGTGAGCTCGTCGCGGGAGCGATCGCCCTTCCAGCGCAAGGTGTCACGCTGGCCACACCGACGGTCGACTCACCACCCGCTGGCCCCGACAAGCCCCGGATCGTGGTGTCGCGGACGCGCCCACCGTCGATCGCGCTCGCGGTGCGCGACGCTCTGGGCGGCACGTTGGTCGAGATGGGCTCGGCCGGGGCGAAGGTTGCCTCCGTCGTGCAGGGTCTTTCGGACGTGTACGTGCACGCGGGCGGCCAGTACGAGTGGGACTCCGCGGCGCCGGTCGCCGTCGCCCGCGCTGCAGGCCTGCACACGTCCCGTATCGACGGGTCGCCGCTGATCTACAACCGGCCCGACCCGTTGCTGCCCGACCTCGTCGTCTGCCGGCCCGAGCTCGCCGAGGCGGTGCTGGCCGTCACGCGTGATTGA
- a CDS encoding Rrf2 family transcriptional regulator has translation MRMSAKAEYAVRAMVQLATAEDGVLVTTDDLAKAQGIPPQFLVDILSDLRTDRLVRSHRGREGGYELARPAKAISLADVLRCIDGPLASVRDIGLGDLPYTGPTTPLTDVWRALRASMRSVLEQTSVADVAADALPKHVRKLADDYRSQEAKRGHSLS, from the coding sequence ATGCGCATGTCGGCCAAAGCCGAGTACGCCGTCCGCGCGATGGTGCAACTCGCGACCGCTGAGGACGGTGTCCTCGTCACCACCGACGATCTGGCCAAGGCGCAGGGCATTCCGCCGCAGTTCCTCGTCGACATCCTCTCCGACCTGCGCACCGACCGCCTGGTGCGCAGCCACCGCGGCCGCGAAGGCGGCTACGAGTTGGCCCGGCCCGCGAAGGCCATCAGCCTCGCCGACGTGCTGCGCTGTATCGACGGTCCGCTGGCCAGCGTCAGAGACATCGGCCTCGGCGATCTGCCCTACACCGGCCCGACCACCCCGCTGACCGACGTCTGGCGGGCGCTGCGGGCAAGCATGCGTTCGGTGCTCGAGCAGACCAGCGTGGCCGACGTGGCCGCCGATGCGCTACCCAAGCATGTACGAAAGCTCGCCGACGACTACCGCAGTCAAGAGGCCAAGCGCGGCCACTCGTTGAGTTAG
- a CDS encoding VOC family protein, translated as MAITTTSIAHIRLTVTDIERSREFYEAVFGWRVLFELPEGADAATRDALSFLFGGVIYDLGGMLVGLRPAATDRFDENRTGLDHVAFRMLSKDELDSAARHLDDLGVAHEPIKDIGPSYILEFRDPDNIALELTAPK; from the coding sequence ATGGCGATCACCACCACGTCCATCGCGCACATCCGCTTGACCGTCACCGACATCGAGCGGTCGCGCGAGTTCTACGAAGCCGTGTTCGGCTGGCGCGTCCTGTTCGAGCTCCCCGAAGGCGCCGACGCGGCCACCCGCGACGCGCTGAGCTTCCTGTTCGGCGGCGTGATCTACGACCTCGGCGGCATGCTGGTGGGTTTGCGGCCTGCGGCCACCGACCGCTTCGACGAGAACCGCACCGGCCTCGACCACGTCGCGTTCCGTATGCTCAGCAAGGACGAACTCGATTCCGCCGCAAGGCATCTCGATGATCTCGGTGTCGCCCATGAACCGATCAAGGACATCGGGCCGTCCTACATCCTCGAGTTCCGCGACCCGGACAACATCGCGCTGGAGTTGACCGCCCCCAAGTGA
- a CDS encoding nuclear transport factor 2 family protein yields the protein MSDAAREIENLVYTYAERIDAGDLDGVAALFAHGRICGMEDGPPETVFEGTTRVRQMYEMATRIHDDGTPKTKHFTTNVRIEVDEAAGTASASAYYCVTQATPELPLQVIVTGHYRDTFHRIDGVWWFDSRTMYVDQVGDTSAHLKF from the coding sequence ATGAGCGACGCCGCCCGCGAGATCGAGAACTTGGTGTACACCTACGCCGAACGGATCGACGCCGGGGACCTGGACGGCGTGGCAGCGCTGTTCGCCCACGGTCGCATCTGCGGCATGGAGGACGGTCCTCCGGAAACCGTGTTCGAAGGCACAACCCGGGTCCGCCAGATGTACGAGATGGCGACCCGCATCCACGACGACGGCACCCCGAAGACCAAACACTTCACCACCAATGTGCGGATAGAGGTCGACGAGGCCGCAGGCACCGCCAGCGCCAGCGCGTACTACTGCGTCACCCAGGCGACCCCCGAACTGCCGCTGCAGGTCATCGTCACCGGCCACTACCGCGACACCTTCCACCGCATCGACGGCGTGTGGTGGTTCGACAGCCGCACCATGTACGTCGACCAAGTCGGCGACACCAGCGCACACCTGAAGTTCTGA
- the cysD gene encoding sulfate adenylyltransferase subunit CysD: MTAVSTTEQLSAGRYELTHLRSLEAEAIHIIREVAAEFERPVLLFSGGKDSIVMLHLALKAFRPGRLPFPVMHVDTGHNFDEVLQTRDELVEEFGVRLVVAKVQDDIDAGRVVETIPSRNPIQTVTLLRAIRENKFDAAFGGARRDEEKARAKERVFSFRDEFGQWDPKAQRPELWNLYNGRHNKGEHIRVFPLSNWTEFDIWSYIGAEKIKLPSIYYAHRRKVFERDGMLLAVHKHLQPRKDEEVVEKTVRFRTVGDVTCTGCVESRAATVAEVIAETAVSRLTERGATRADDRISEAGMEDRKREGYF, encoded by the coding sequence ATGACCGCGGTCAGCACCACCGAACAACTCAGCGCAGGGCGCTACGAGCTCACTCACCTGCGTTCCCTGGAAGCCGAGGCCATCCACATCATCCGCGAGGTGGCCGCGGAGTTCGAGCGGCCCGTGCTGCTGTTCTCCGGCGGCAAGGACTCCATCGTCATGCTGCATCTCGCACTGAAGGCGTTCCGCCCCGGCCGGTTGCCGTTCCCGGTGATGCACGTCGACACGGGCCACAACTTCGACGAGGTGCTGCAGACCCGCGACGAACTCGTCGAAGAATTCGGCGTACGACTGGTCGTGGCCAAGGTGCAGGACGACATCGACGCCGGCCGCGTGGTCGAGACGATCCCGTCGCGCAATCCGATCCAGACCGTCACGCTGCTGCGGGCCATTCGCGAGAACAAGTTCGACGCCGCGTTCGGCGGTGCCCGTCGCGATGAGGAGAAGGCGCGCGCCAAGGAGCGGGTGTTCTCCTTCCGCGACGAGTTCGGCCAGTGGGATCCGAAGGCGCAGCGACCGGAACTGTGGAACCTGTACAACGGCAGGCATAACAAGGGTGAGCACATCCGCGTGTTCCCGCTGTCGAACTGGACCGAGTTCGACATCTGGTCCTACATCGGCGCCGAGAAGATCAAGCTGCCGTCGATCTACTACGCACACCGCCGCAAGGTGTTCGAGCGCGACGGGATGCTGCTGGCCGTGCACAAGCACCTGCAGCCGCGCAAGGACGAGGAAGTCGTCGAGAAGACCGTGCGGTTCCGCACCGTCGGTGACGTCACGTGCACCGGCTGCGTGGAGTCGCGCGCCGCGACGGTCGCCGAAGTGATCGCCGAAACGGCGGTGTCGCGGCTGACCGAGCGCGGCGCCACCCGCGCCGACGACCGCATCTCCGAGGCCGGCATGGAAGACCGCAAGCGTGAGGGGTACTTCTGA
- a CDS encoding oxidoreductase, whose translation MARWLITGCSTGIGREIAAAALQAGHSVVVTARRTETVADFAESFGDRAVVVALDVSDKSQITAAVQRAIDAFGGIDVLVNNAGHGYLSAVEEGEDEKVRKLFDTNYFGVVDTIKAVLPQMRARQSGHIINISSMTGLVANPPNAYYSSTKFALEALTEALAQEVKPFGIRVTAIEPGAFRTDWAARSMWESTTPITDYDENVGARKTMIKEFANHLPGDPRKVAEAVLMVSTLDEPPLRLLLGRDVLKAVRDKLAAFSASIDAWEAVTKDVNFPKDAAAES comes from the coding sequence ATGGCCCGCTGGCTGATCACCGGTTGCTCCACCGGCATCGGGCGTGAGATCGCCGCTGCTGCCCTACAAGCGGGGCACTCGGTGGTGGTAACCGCTCGTCGCACCGAGACGGTGGCCGACTTCGCCGAGAGCTTCGGTGACCGCGCGGTGGTCGTCGCGCTCGACGTTTCCGACAAGAGCCAGATCACCGCCGCGGTCCAGCGAGCGATCGACGCGTTCGGTGGCATCGATGTTCTGGTCAACAACGCCGGACACGGATACCTGTCGGCTGTCGAGGAGGGCGAGGACGAGAAGGTCCGCAAGCTGTTCGACACCAACTACTTCGGCGTCGTCGACACCATCAAGGCCGTACTGCCCCAGATGCGCGCCCGCCAATCCGGCCACATCATCAACATCTCGTCGATGACGGGTCTGGTGGCCAATCCGCCGAACGCGTACTACTCCTCGACGAAGTTCGCCCTCGAAGCGTTGACCGAGGCCCTCGCCCAAGAGGTCAAGCCATTCGGCATCCGGGTGACCGCGATCGAACCCGGCGCGTTCCGCACCGACTGGGCGGCCCGCTCGATGTGGGAATCGACAACCCCGATCACCGACTACGACGAGAACGTCGGCGCCCGCAAGACCATGATCAAGGAGTTCGCCAACCACCTGCCCGGCGACCCCCGCAAGGTCGCCGAGGCGGTGTTGATGGTGAGCACGCTCGACGAACCACCGCTGCGGCTACTGCTCGGCCGCGACGTGCTCAAGGCGGTCCGGGACAAGCTGGCCGCATTCTCGGCCTCCATCGACGCATGGGAAGCCGTCACCAAGGATGTGAACTTCCCGAAAGACGCCGCTGCAGAGTCCTGA
- the cysN gene encoding sulfate adenylyltransferase subunit CysN codes for MTRTTERPASSARPAATLLRIATAGSVDDGKSTLIGRLLFDSKAVMEDQLASVERTSKERGHDYTDLALVTDGLRAEREQGITIDVAYRYFATPKRKFIIADTPGHIQYTRNMVTGTSTAQLAIVLVDARHGLLEQSRRHAFLASLLGIRHIVLAVNKMDLIGWDRERFEKIRDDFHDFAARLDIHDVTTIPLSALNGDNVVTKSDNTPWYEGPPLLSHLEEVYIAGDRNLVDVRFPVQYVIRPQSLEHHDHRSYAGTVAGGVMKVGDDVVVLPAGLTSRIAAIEGPAGPVDEAFPPMAVAISLTDDIDISRGDLIARPNNQPRVTQEFDATVCWMADGSALEPGRDYLIKHTTRTTRARVTALDYRLDVNTLHRDKEATALKLNELGRISLRTQQPLLLDEYSRNAATGSFILIDPNTNGTVAAGMILPQVTARTSSPNTVRHESLCKAEDRLSKGKTVWFTGLSGSGKSSVAMLVEQKLIEKGVPAYVLDGDNLRHGLNADLGFSMADRAENQRRLAHVAAILADSGQVVLVPAISPLEEHRALARQVTTEAGLDFFEVFCDTPLEDCERRDPKGLYAKARAGKITHFTGIDSPYQRPKDPDLRLTPDRDPEELAEMVIELLESHR; via the coding sequence ATGACTCGCACCACTGAGCGGCCCGCGTCGAGCGCGCGGCCCGCCGCGACGCTGCTGAGGATTGCCACCGCAGGCTCCGTCGACGACGGAAAGTCCACGCTCATCGGACGGCTGCTGTTCGACTCCAAAGCCGTCATGGAAGACCAATTGGCCTCGGTGGAGCGCACTTCCAAGGAACGCGGTCACGACTACACCGACCTGGCGCTGGTGACCGACGGTCTGCGCGCCGAACGCGAGCAGGGCATCACGATCGACGTCGCCTATCGCTACTTCGCCACGCCCAAGCGCAAATTCATCATCGCCGACACCCCCGGCCACATTCAGTACACCCGCAACATGGTGACGGGTACGTCCACCGCGCAGTTGGCGATCGTCCTGGTCGACGCCCGCCACGGCCTGCTCGAGCAGTCCCGTCGGCACGCATTCCTGGCGTCGCTGCTGGGCATCCGGCACATTGTGCTGGCGGTGAACAAGATGGACCTGATCGGTTGGGACAGAGAGCGGTTCGAGAAGATCCGCGACGACTTCCATGACTTTGCCGCACGCCTGGACATTCACGACGTGACGACGATCCCGTTGTCGGCGCTCAACGGCGACAATGTGGTCACCAAATCCGACAACACGCCGTGGTACGAGGGTCCGCCGCTGCTGAGCCACCTCGAAGAGGTCTACATCGCCGGTGACCGCAATCTCGTCGACGTCCGCTTTCCCGTTCAGTACGTGATCCGCCCACAGTCCTTGGAGCACCACGACCACCGCAGCTACGCAGGCACTGTCGCCGGCGGTGTGATGAAGGTCGGCGATGACGTCGTCGTGCTGCCCGCGGGCCTGACGTCGCGGATCGCGGCGATCGAGGGTCCGGCCGGACCGGTCGACGAAGCGTTTCCACCGATGGCGGTGGCGATCAGCCTCACCGACGACATCGACATCTCTCGCGGCGACTTGATCGCGCGACCGAACAACCAGCCGCGAGTGACGCAGGAGTTCGACGCCACCGTCTGCTGGATGGCCGACGGATCCGCGCTCGAGCCAGGCCGCGATTACCTGATCAAGCACACCACCCGCACGACCCGGGCCAGGGTCACGGCGCTGGACTACCGCCTCGACGTCAACACGCTGCACCGCGACAAGGAAGCCACCGCGCTCAAACTCAATGAGCTCGGCCGCATCTCGCTGCGCACGCAACAGCCGCTGTTGCTCGACGAGTACAGTCGCAACGCGGCCACCGGCTCGTTCATCCTGATCGACCCGAACACCAACGGGACCGTCGCGGCGGGGATGATCCTGCCGCAGGTCACCGCGCGCACCTCGAGCCCCAACACCGTGCGCCACGAATCGCTGTGCAAGGCCGAGGACCGACTGAGCAAGGGCAAGACCGTGTGGTTCACCGGCCTGTCCGGTTCGGGAAAGTCATCCGTGGCGATGCTGGTCGAGCAGAAGCTGATCGAAAAGGGCGTTCCCGCTTACGTTCTCGACGGCGACAACCTGCGGCACGGCCTCAACGCCGACCTCGGGTTCTCGATGGCCGACCGCGCCGAGAATCAGCGCCGGCTGGCGCACGTCGCGGCCATCCTCGCCGACTCCGGACAGGTGGTGCTGGTGCCGGCGATCAGCCCGCTCGAGGAGCACCGGGCCCTGGCCAGACAGGTGACGACCGAGGCGGGCCTGGATTTCTTCGAGGTGTTCTGCGACACCCCACTGGAGGATTGCGAACGCCGTGATCCGAAGGGCCTGTACGCCAAAGCCCGCGCGGGCAAGATCACCCACTTCACCGGTATCGACAGTCCTTATCAGCGGCCGAAAGACCCCGATCTGCGCCTGACTCCCGACCGCGACCCCGAGGAGCTCGCCGAGATGGTGATCGAGCTCCTGGAATCTCACCGGTGA
- a CDS encoding nitronate monooxygenase, which produces MTFDFRDLVHPVVVAPMAGGPSTPELAAAATRAGGLGFVPAGYLTAEVFAERLDAAQQLASGRVGANLFVPQPSAALPEAIARYSEALARDAERYGTTLGEPRFDDDAWAAKLDVLLDLRPAVASFTFGLPSTEEIQRLRAAGITTVGTVTTLAEAQQAVARGVDAVAAQGPAAGGHRGTFDPTAQPSDIPLDALLASLIETVDVPVVAAGGLMTAEDVDRVRRAGAVAAQLGTAFLLADEAGSSVVHRGALQDDAFTETAVTKAFSGRYARGLRNRFIDEHEPEAPFGYPEVHYLTSPLRAAAVRAGDAHGVNVWAGSGFRKVRSGSVAEIFSTLV; this is translated from the coding sequence ATGACGTTCGACTTTCGAGACCTCGTGCACCCCGTCGTCGTGGCGCCGATGGCGGGCGGACCGTCGACACCCGAACTGGCCGCCGCCGCAACCAGGGCGGGCGGTCTGGGTTTCGTCCCGGCCGGTTACCTGACCGCCGAGGTGTTCGCCGAGCGTCTCGACGCGGCGCAGCAGCTGGCGTCCGGCCGGGTTGGTGCCAATCTCTTTGTGCCGCAACCTAGTGCGGCCCTCCCGGAGGCGATCGCGCGCTACTCGGAAGCGCTGGCCCGAGACGCTGAACGCTACGGCACCACGCTCGGCGAGCCGCGGTTCGACGACGACGCCTGGGCGGCCAAGCTCGACGTCCTGCTCGACCTGCGGCCCGCGGTGGCGTCTTTCACCTTCGGTCTGCCCAGCACCGAGGAGATACAAAGGTTGCGCGCGGCGGGTATCACCACGGTCGGCACGGTGACCACGCTGGCCGAGGCGCAGCAGGCGGTCGCGCGCGGCGTGGACGCGGTGGCTGCGCAGGGACCGGCGGCCGGCGGGCACCGCGGCACCTTCGACCCGACCGCGCAGCCGTCGGATATCCCGTTGGACGCGCTGCTGGCTTCGCTGATCGAAACCGTCGACGTGCCCGTCGTCGCCGCCGGAGGCCTGATGACCGCTGAGGACGTCGACCGGGTGCGGCGCGCCGGCGCGGTGGCCGCTCAACTCGGAACCGCGTTCCTGCTCGCCGACGAGGCGGGCAGTAGCGTCGTGCACCGCGGGGCGCTGCAAGACGACGCGTTCACCGAAACCGCTGTGACGAAGGCGTTCTCGGGACGTTACGCGCGCGGACTGCGCAACCGGTTCATCGACGAGCACGAGCCCGAGGCACCGTTCGGCTACCCCGAGGTCCACTATCTGACGAGCCCGTTGCGCGCAGCAGCAGTCCGCGCGGGCGATGCGCACGGCGTGAATGTGTGGGCAGGCAGCGGTTTCCGGAAGGTCAGGTCCGGATCGGTGGCCGAAATCTTCAGCACGCTGGTCTGA
- a CDS encoding SDR family NAD(P)-dependent oxidoreductase: MSTIRRLAAVATVQSVATKWSPSRLGNLSDKRIIVTGATNGVGLATARALAGAGAHVILAVRNLELGAQRAAEMGGDTSVVKLDLADQSSVRAFPDLFDGDVDILINNAGLVAQGRSDTVDGFEMTLGTNFLGPFALTNLMFDRVRDKIINVGSDAHRAATIAFDDPHLRSRKWSAYPAYARSKLAVMLWGLELDRRLREAGSPITSYLTHPGWVASNLTNVSDTRVMAAFHSVAKAVASALANDADAGAAPTLYCITEPIPPGSYVGIDSRYGLKGGPTLSGRAAVACDYDDARKLWEFAEKETGTSLPV, translated from the coding sequence ATGTCAACGATTCGGCGCCTCGCGGCCGTCGCTACTGTTCAGTCCGTGGCAACGAAGTGGTCGCCGAGCCGGCTCGGCAATCTGAGCGACAAGCGGATCATCGTCACCGGCGCGACCAACGGCGTCGGCCTTGCGACGGCGCGGGCGCTGGCGGGTGCGGGTGCCCACGTCATTCTCGCGGTCCGCAACCTAGAGCTGGGCGCGCAGCGTGCGGCGGAGATGGGCGGGGACACTTCGGTGGTCAAGCTCGACCTTGCCGATCAGTCGTCGGTGCGGGCGTTTCCCGACCTGTTCGACGGCGACGTCGACATCCTGATCAACAACGCGGGCCTGGTCGCGCAGGGCCGAAGCGACACCGTCGACGGCTTCGAGATGACGCTCGGCACCAACTTTCTGGGCCCGTTCGCGTTGACCAACCTGATGTTCGATCGGGTGCGGGACAAGATCATCAACGTCGGCTCCGATGCGCACAGGGCGGCGACGATCGCGTTCGACGACCCGCATCTGCGGTCGCGCAAGTGGTCGGCCTATCCGGCCTATGCGCGCTCGAAGTTGGCAGTGATGCTGTGGGGCCTCGAACTCGACCGGCGGCTGCGCGAGGCCGGTTCACCGATCACCAGCTACCTGACGCATCCCGGCTGGGTCGCGTCGAACCTGACCAACGTGTCGGACACCCGGGTGATGGCCGCCTTCCATTCGGTGGCCAAGGCGGTGGCCAGCGCGCTCGCCAACGACGCCGACGCCGGCGCCGCCCCGACGCTGTACTGCATCACCGAACCCATTCCGCCAGGCAGTTACGTGGGGATCGACAGCAGATACGGCCTGAAGGGCGGTCCGACGTTGAGCGGCCGGGCGGCCGTCGCTTGCGACTACGACGACGCCAGGAAGCTGTGGGAATTCGCCGAGAAGGAGACCGGGACGAGTCTGCCGGTGTGA
- a CDS encoding sulfotransferase family protein → MAAAQQKEGLEDWGPLPFTEPLTVLGDSYAAADLNDIGVHILRSGLIHSLRMRLRAQEWIRRHPEITDEVIGAPIVVVGMMRSGTTLLQRLLAADDRFHCAHGWEVVEVAPKLGYDFADREDPRIAISERREATSREHAPELFSIHPMYAREPEEEIVFLSDAFLSHVPESGAHVPAYRSWIDHQDFAPAYDYLHRMLQFLQWQKRQAGLTAPRWVLKSPAHLGYLDILRARFPDLHIVHMHRDPKENIPSGASLNATLHAMHADRVDRHRVGAEWLQRMGWTNDRAMATRSRWRDESVRCTDIEFADAVADPIAQVSRVYDAIGVPLTAGAETAMRRWLTDRPRELARPPYSASDYGLSDDQIDERFAAYNDRFRCGATHGRTR, encoded by the coding sequence ATGGCCGCCGCGCAGCAGAAGGAAGGCCTCGAGGATTGGGGGCCGCTGCCCTTCACTGAACCGCTGACGGTTCTCGGCGACAGCTACGCCGCTGCTGACCTCAACGACATCGGCGTACACATCCTGCGCTCGGGTCTGATCCACAGCCTGCGGATGCGACTGCGCGCCCAGGAGTGGATCCGGCGGCATCCAGAGATCACCGACGAGGTCATCGGCGCGCCGATCGTGGTGGTCGGCATGATGCGCAGCGGTACCACGCTGCTGCAGCGCCTGTTGGCCGCCGACGACCGGTTCCACTGCGCCCACGGCTGGGAAGTCGTCGAGGTCGCGCCGAAGTTGGGTTACGACTTCGCCGACCGCGAGGATCCGCGGATCGCCATCAGCGAGCGGCGCGAAGCGACGTCGCGCGAGCACGCACCGGAGTTGTTCTCTATCCATCCGATGTACGCGCGCGAACCCGAGGAGGAGATCGTCTTCCTCTCCGACGCGTTCCTGTCGCATGTGCCCGAGTCGGGAGCGCACGTTCCCGCATACCGGTCGTGGATCGATCACCAGGACTTCGCTCCGGCGTACGACTACCTGCACCGCATGCTGCAGTTCCTGCAGTGGCAGAAGCGCCAGGCGGGCCTGACAGCACCGCGCTGGGTACTGAAATCGCCTGCCCACCTTGGCTATCTGGACATCTTGCGGGCCCGCTTTCCCGACCTGCACATCGTGCACATGCACCGGGACCCGAAGGAAAACATCCCGTCGGGAGCGAGCCTCAACGCGACGCTGCACGCGATGCACGCCGACCGTGTGGACCGCCACCGCGTCGGCGCGGAGTGGCTGCAGCGCATGGGATGGACCAACGACCGCGCCATGGCGACCCGGTCCCGATGGCGCGACGAGTCGGTGCGTTGCACCGACATCGAGTTCGCCGACGCTGTCGCCGATCCGATCGCGCAGGTGTCGCGGGTCTACGACGCGATCGGTGTGCCACTGACTGCCGGCGCGGAGACGGCGATGCGCCGGTGGCTGACCGACCGGCCGCGTGAACTCGCCCGGCCACCGTATTCGGCGTCGGACTACGGCCTCAGTGACGATCAGATCGACGAGCGGTTCGCGGCATACAACGACCGGTTCCGTTGCGGCGCAACCCATGGAAGGACGCGATGA